Proteins encoded within one genomic window of Tissierellales bacterium:
- a CDS encoding accessory gene regulator B family protein: MSNAKKFSSAAGSWIEKHSGEKSENEMKIIRYGLEVLYLNIIKIVVLIMISYFAGIIEYTLVAALTFSLARIFGFGMHAKSTWGCYVATGSIYIGIPLMMKSIHLGIIFRIFLIILMFIGLWLYAPADTEQRPILGEKKRFRFKIKAIILMGTLAGFSFAVPQIYGDIMILSLIGEVIMILPITYKLFSRGYRNYETYECTIKCS, from the coding sequence GTGAGTAATGCTAAAAAGTTTAGTAGTGCTGCTGGTTCTTGGATAGAGAAACACAGTGGCGAAAAAAGTGAAAATGAGATGAAGATTATAAGATATGGGCTTGAGGTTTTGTATTTGAATATAATAAAAATTGTAGTTCTTATTATGATTTCCTACTTTGCTGGAATTATTGAATATACGTTGGTTGCAGCACTTACATTTAGTTTAGCTAGGATATTTGGATTTGGTATGCATGCTAAGTCTACGTGGGGATGCTATGTTGCGACAGGGAGCATATATATTGGGATACCATTGATGATGAAGAGTATTCATTTAGGAATAATATTCAGAATATTTTTAATCATACTAATGTTTATAGGATTGTGGCTTTATGCACCAGCTGATACTGAGCAGCGACCCATTTTAGGAGAAAAGAAGAGATTTAGATTTAAGATTAAAGCTATTATCCTTATGGGGACGTTAGCAGGCTTTAGTTTTGCAGTTCCTCAGATTTATGGGGATATAATGATATTGTCGTTAATTGGTGAGGTTATAATGATTTTGCCGATTACATATAAATTATTTTCTAGGGGGTATAGGAATTATGAAACTTATGAATGTACTATCAAATGCAGTTAG